A window of the Acidobacteriota bacterium genome harbors these coding sequences:
- the hisF gene encoding imidazole glycerol phosphate synthase subunit HisF gives MLAKRIIACLDVRDGGVVKGVRFEGLRHAGDPAQLARRYNVEGIDELVILDVTATLEGRQALGDTIRAVARELFIPLAVGGGIRSEADAGAAVDAGADKVSLNTAALSQPALITTLANRYGSQAVIVAIDAKRGDRGFDVYARSGQAAAARDAVEWAREAADRGAGEILLTSIDRDGTKSGFDCELTAAVSSAVPIPVIASGGAGGFDHFVDVFTVGRADAALAASIFHFAEHAVHDLKIHLHAHGVPVRLG, from the coding sequence GTGCTGGCGAAGCGGATCATCGCGTGCCTCGACGTTCGCGACGGCGGGGTCGTGAAGGGGGTCAGGTTCGAGGGGCTGCGGCACGCCGGGGATCCGGCCCAGCTCGCCCGGCGCTACAACGTCGAGGGCATCGACGAACTCGTCATTCTCGACGTCACGGCCACGCTCGAAGGGCGGCAAGCGCTCGGCGACACGATCCGCGCCGTCGCGCGGGAGCTGTTCATCCCGCTCGCCGTGGGCGGCGGCATCCGGTCCGAGGCCGACGCGGGTGCCGCCGTCGATGCGGGTGCCGACAAGGTCAGCCTGAATACCGCAGCGCTCTCGCAGCCCGCCTTGATCACCACGCTGGCCAACCGGTACGGCAGCCAGGCGGTGATCGTCGCCATCGACGCCAAGCGGGGCGACCGCGGCTTCGACGTCTACGCCAGGAGCGGGCAGGCCGCCGCGGCGCGCGATGCGGTCGAGTGGGCCCGGGAAGCCGCCGACCGCGGTGCCGGCGAGATCCTGCTCACGTCGATCGACCGCGACGGCACGAAGAGCGGGTTCGACTGCGAGCTCACGGCGGCCGTGTCGTCGGCCGTGCCGATCCCGGTCATCGCCTCTGGCGGCGCGGGCGGGTTCGATCACTTCGTCGACGTGTTCACGGTGGGCCGAGCCGACGCAGCGCTCGCCGCGTCCATCTTCCACTTCGCCGAGCACGCGGTACACGACCTCAAGATCCACCTTCACGCGCACGG
- the hisH gene encoding imidazole glycerol phosphate synthase subunit HisH, producing MAVALVDYGAGNLTSVRKALAASGAEVFTPASPSDLARASAVIVPGVGHFSATAVLDARWREAIGGAVARGRPLLGICLGMQWLFEASDEAPDLPGLGLMSGRCHLLPAGEGLKVPHVGWNALAFSPERGRLLWGVPPGGYAYFTHSYVAPLTQDTLATTTHGETFASVVERGHVFGAQFHPEKSGEVGLLILGNFLSAAAGAR from the coding sequence ATGGCCGTGGCGCTCGTCGACTACGGTGCGGGCAACCTCACGTCGGTGCGCAAGGCGCTGGCCGCGTCCGGGGCCGAGGTCTTCACGCCGGCGTCACCCTCAGACCTTGCACGCGCGTCGGCCGTGATCGTGCCGGGCGTCGGGCACTTCTCGGCCACGGCGGTGCTCGATGCCCGGTGGCGCGAGGCCATCGGGGGCGCCGTCGCACGGGGCCGCCCGCTGCTCGGGATCTGCCTCGGCATGCAGTGGCTCTTCGAGGCGAGCGACGAGGCGCCGGACCTGCCCGGCCTCGGCCTGATGTCCGGGCGTTGCCACCTGTTGCCGGCAGGTGAGGGCCTGAAGGTGCCGCACGTCGGCTGGAACGCCCTCGCGTTCTCGCCCGAGCGCGGACGGCTCCTGTGGGGAGTCCCACCCGGCGGGTACGCCTACTTCACCCACTCGTACGTCGCGCCGCTCACGCAGGACACGCTCGCCACGACCACGCACGGCGAGACGTTCGCGAGCGTCGTCGAGCGTGGCCATGTGTTCGGCGCGCAGTTCCATCCCGAGAAGTCCGGCGAGGTCGGGCTCCTGATTCTCGGGAACTTCCTGTCGGCCGCGGCCGGAGCGAGGTAG
- the hisB gene encoding imidazoleglycerol-phosphate dehydratase HisB produces the protein MRRAVIERHTTETQIAIRLALEGQGRYAVSTGIRFFDHMLELFARHGAFDLAIDARGDLDVDQHHTVEDVGIALGEAFSQALGNRRGINRAGYFLMPMDETLGLAAVDLGGRPHAVVGLGVRTRLVGDLQTELVHDFFEGFAIGARANVHVKVMYGRSSHHRVESVFKAFARAMRVACSKDRQLSRMLPSTKGLL, from the coding sequence GTGCGTCGCGCGGTGATCGAACGGCACACGACGGAGACGCAGATCGCCATCCGTCTGGCTCTCGAGGGCCAGGGCCGCTACGCCGTGTCGACCGGCATCCGGTTCTTCGACCACATGCTCGAGCTCTTCGCCCGGCACGGGGCCTTCGATTTGGCGATCGACGCCCGGGGCGATCTCGATGTCGACCAGCACCACACGGTCGAGGACGTCGGCATCGCCCTCGGCGAAGCCTTCTCGCAGGCGCTCGGGAACCGGCGGGGCATCAACCGCGCCGGCTACTTCCTGATGCCGATGGACGAGACGCTCGGTCTCGCGGCGGTCGACCTCGGCGGCCGGCCGCACGCCGTGGTCGGCCTGGGAGTGCGCACGCGGCTCGTGGGCGACCTGCAGACCGAGCTCGTGCACGACTTCTTCGAGGGCTTCGCAATCGGCGCCCGCGCCAACGTCCACGTCAAGGTGATGTACGGACGGTCGAGCCATCATCGCGTGGAGTCGGTGTTCAAGGCGTTCGCGCGGGCCATGCGCGTGGCCTGTTCGAAGGACCGTCAGCTCTCGCGGATGCTGCCGTCGACGAAGGGGCTGCTCTGA
- a CDS encoding histidinol-phosphate aminotransferase family protein — MSFEYEKVPEVGPDALRLHLNENTAGCSPKVLDAMRALTRLDAAFYPDYGEVERAVAAHFRRTTTEVALTNGLDEGLHAACLAWLLRGDDGRQLEVVVVEPAFDMYAACADAAGGRVVRVMPRADFAFPLADVVAAITPLTRLVFLTSPNNPTGLRIDHEDVVAVAGALPDGAIVLLDEAYADFASADYLAHLAATPNVVVGRTFAKAHGLAAVRVGVVVGAGHVIARFKRVLPPYGLNVFAATAVRAALDDHEYVEWYRSQVTRSKQLLYEACERVGLDYWPSEANFVLVRAGVRLRAIVDGLAARGIFVRDRSRQPGCEGCLRITAGVVAHTEACIRAIEEVLCVAR; from the coding sequence ATGAGCTTCGAATACGAGAAGGTGCCCGAGGTGGGGCCGGACGCGCTGCGCCTTCACCTCAACGAGAACACGGCCGGATGCTCGCCGAAAGTCCTCGATGCCATGAGGGCCCTCACGCGGCTCGATGCGGCGTTCTATCCGGACTACGGGGAGGTCGAACGAGCGGTGGCGGCCCATTTCCGCCGGACGACGACGGAGGTGGCGCTGACCAACGGCCTCGACGAGGGGCTGCACGCCGCCTGTCTCGCCTGGCTCCTGCGCGGTGACGACGGCCGGCAGCTCGAGGTGGTGGTGGTCGAGCCGGCCTTCGACATGTACGCGGCGTGCGCGGACGCGGCCGGCGGCCGCGTCGTACGAGTCATGCCGCGCGCCGACTTCGCCTTCCCGCTCGCCGACGTCGTCGCCGCCATCACGCCGCTGACGCGCCTCGTGTTCCTCACGAGCCCCAACAACCCGACCGGGCTGCGAATCGACCACGAGGACGTGGTCGCCGTCGCTGGCGCCCTTCCGGACGGGGCCATCGTCCTGCTCGACGAAGCGTACGCCGACTTCGCAAGCGCCGACTACCTCGCGCACCTGGCCGCCACTCCCAACGTCGTCGTCGGCCGCACGTTCGCGAAGGCGCACGGGCTGGCCGCGGTCAGGGTCGGGGTCGTCGTCGGGGCCGGCCACGTGATCGCGCGGTTCAAGCGGGTGCTGCCGCCGTACGGGCTCAACGTGTTCGCCGCCACCGCCGTCCGCGCCGCGCTCGACGACCATGAGTACGTCGAGTGGTACCGCAGCCAGGTCACCCGGTCGAAGCAGCTGTTGTACGAAGCCTGCGAACGGGTCGGACTCGATTACTGGCCAAGCGAGGCGAACTTCGTGCTGGTGCGCGCCGGCGTCCGGCTGCGCGCCATCGTCGACGGGCTCGCCGCCCGTGGCATTTTCGTGCGCGACCGTTCGCGACAGCCCGGCTGCGAGGGGTGCCTTCGGATCACGGCCGGCGTCGTCGCCCACACCGAGGCCTGCATCCGGGCCATCGAGGAGGTCCTGTGCGTCGCGCGGTGA
- the hisD gene encoding histidinol dehydrogenase → MLKLISASDASALARLVERRDTVDPSFARRVAAIVADVRKGGDRAVVAYARRFDGLDAALEVSRADMEAGARAVPTPVRRAIRLAARHIRAVARTQVPRGSKLVVAPGVVVEQRVLPLERVGCYVPGGRYPLPSSLLMTAVPARVAGVTDVVAVCPRPEPAVLAAAIEAGVSRLFRVGGAHAVAALAYGTPSIPRVDKIVGPGNAYVAAAKALVAPDCAIDFHAGPSEIVIVSTRGNPEWIAADLIAQAEHDVDARAIFITSSKRLATQVRRHVANQLPPEGPARESLDRNGGIVLTRGVRESVELANRLAPEHLVVDDEAMASAVRCAGAIFVGDWSAQATGDYVTGSNHVLPTSGAARFRGGLSAADFVRIASVQRLSRAGIRRIGPAAVALAEAEGLAAHAASVRMRLA, encoded by the coding sequence ATGTTGAAGCTGATTAGCGCCTCGGACGCCAGCGCTCTCGCCCGCCTCGTCGAACGCCGCGACACGGTCGACCCCTCGTTCGCCCGCCGGGTGGCGGCCATCGTGGCCGACGTCCGGAAGGGCGGCGATCGCGCCGTCGTCGCGTACGCCAGGAGGTTCGACGGGCTCGACGCCGCCCTCGAGGTGAGCCGGGCCGACATGGAGGCCGGGGCACGGGCCGTTCCGACCCCGGTCAGACGTGCCATCCGGCTCGCGGCGCGGCACATCCGTGCCGTCGCCCGGACGCAGGTCCCACGCGGGTCGAAGCTCGTGGTCGCGCCGGGCGTCGTCGTCGAGCAGCGGGTGCTGCCACTCGAACGTGTCGGCTGCTACGTCCCGGGCGGGCGGTACCCGCTCCCTTCGTCACTGCTGATGACCGCCGTGCCCGCGCGTGTCGCCGGTGTGACCGACGTCGTCGCCGTCTGCCCTCGGCCGGAACCCGCCGTGCTCGCGGCGGCCATCGAAGCCGGCGTTTCACGCCTCTTCCGCGTCGGTGGGGCGCACGCGGTGGCGGCGCTCGCGTATGGCACGCCGTCGATCCCGCGCGTGGACAAGATCGTGGGGCCAGGCAACGCCTACGTCGCGGCGGCGAAGGCGCTCGTGGCGCCCGACTGCGCCATCGACTTCCATGCCGGGCCGAGCGAGATCGTCATCGTGTCGACGCGCGGCAACCCCGAGTGGATCGCCGCCGACCTCATCGCGCAGGCCGAGCACGACGTCGACGCCCGCGCCATCTTCATCACGTCGAGCAAGCGCCTGGCGACCCAGGTCCGCCGGCACGTCGCGAACCAGCTGCCGCCCGAGGGCCCGGCGCGCGAGTCGCTCGACCGCAACGGCGGCATCGTCCTGACGCGCGGCGTGCGCGAGTCGGTCGAGCTCGCCAACCGCCTGGCGCCAGAGCACCTCGTGGTCGACGACGAGGCCATGGCTTCGGCCGTGAGGTGCGCGGGTGCCATCTTCGTCGGCGACTGGAGCGCCCAGGCGACAGGCGACTACGTGACGGGGTCGAACCACGTGCTGCCCACGTCGGGCGCGGCGCGCTTCCGCGGCGGATTGAGCGCGGCCGACTTCGTCCGGATCGCCAGCGTGCAGCGTCTGTCGCGCGCTGGCATTCGCCGCATCGGCCCGGCCGCGGTCGCGCTCGCCGAGGCCGAAGGGCTCGCCGCCCACGCCGCGTCGGTGAGGATGCGTCTCGCATGA
- a CDS encoding ATP phosphoribosyltransferase, which translates to MTLRLGIPKGSLQDATVQLFARAGFNIYVGSRSYFPAIDDPEIECMLIRAQEMARYVADGVLDAGLTGLDWIAEQALTNGGGDAVRPVVDLVYSKQSFGKVKWVLAAPEDSRFHAPQDFEGATIATELVRVTQDYFTRLGVKVNVEFSWGATEVKPPVLADGIVEATETGSTLRANRLRIIDTVMESNTQLIANTTAWADRWKQEKIENIALLLKAAIEAQGRVGIMLNVRRVDLPSILALLPALRRPTISSLSDDEWVALNTIIEERTVRDLIPRLKAARAEGIVEYPLNKIVL; encoded by the coding sequence ATGACACTTCGGCTCGGTATTCCCAAGGGCTCGCTGCAGGACGCCACCGTGCAGCTCTTCGCGCGGGCCGGCTTCAACATCTACGTCGGCTCGCGCTCGTACTTCCCGGCCATCGACGACCCCGAGATCGAGTGCATGCTGATCCGGGCTCAGGAGATGGCGCGCTACGTCGCCGACGGCGTGCTCGACGCAGGTCTCACCGGACTCGACTGGATCGCCGAGCAGGCCCTGACAAACGGCGGCGGCGATGCAGTGAGGCCCGTGGTCGATCTGGTCTACTCGAAGCAGAGCTTCGGCAAGGTGAAGTGGGTGCTGGCCGCCCCTGAGGACTCCCGCTTCCACGCCCCGCAGGACTTCGAGGGCGCGACGATCGCCACCGAGCTCGTGCGCGTGACACAGGACTACTTCACGCGTCTCGGCGTGAAGGTGAACGTCGAGTTCTCGTGGGGGGCGACCGAGGTCAAGCCGCCGGTCCTCGCCGACGGCATCGTCGAGGCCACCGAGACGGGATCGACGCTGCGCGCCAACCGCCTTCGCATCATCGACACGGTAATGGAGTCGAACACGCAGCTGATCGCGAATACCACCGCATGGGCCGATCGGTGGAAGCAGGAGAAGATCGAGAACATCGCGCTGCTGCTCAAGGCGGCGATCGAGGCGCAGGGGCGCGTCGGCATCATGCTGAACGTCCGGCGAGTCGACCTGCCCTCGATTCTCGCCCTGCTGCCGGCGCTGCGCCGGCCGACCATCTCGTCGCTCAGCGACGACGAGTGGGTGGCCCTCAACACGATCATCGAGGAACGCACGGTGCGCGATCTCATTCCCCGGCTCAAGGCGGCCCGGGCCGAGGGCATCGTCGAGTACCCGCTGAACAAGATCGTGCTCTAA
- the hisI gene encoding phosphoribosyl-AMP cyclohydrolase, with the protein MDYSKLDGLIPAVVQDVESREVLMVGFMNETAFEQTRRTGFATFFSRTRGALWMKGETSGNRLAVKRILVDCDDDTVLLLVERQGDGNVCHTGERTCFFREVEGK; encoded by the coding sequence ATGGACTACAGCAAGCTCGATGGCCTGATTCCCGCCGTCGTGCAGGACGTGGAGAGCCGCGAAGTGCTCATGGTCGGCTTCATGAACGAGACGGCGTTCGAGCAGACCCGCCGGACCGGTTTCGCCACCTTCTTCAGCCGGACCCGCGGCGCCCTCTGGATGAAGGGCGAGACGTCAGGGAACCGCCTGGCGGTGAAACGCATCCTCGTCGACTGCGACGACGACACGGTGCTGCTGCTCGTCGAGCGCCAGGGCGACGGCAACGTGTGCCACACCGGCGAGCGCACCTGCTTCTTCCGTGAGGTGGAAGGCAAATGA